Proteins from a genomic interval of Bradyrhizobium sp. CCGB01:
- a CDS encoding DUF6538 domain-containing protein codes for MPTAVLRDKKSKSYWLTKRVPARYREIVGRNEVWRSLKTEDKRIATIRCVNLSLELETEMAEEIRARRAGLPDPVTEDLPLTALSLLLPRMSRRTFK; via the coding sequence ATGCCCACCGCCGTCCTGCGCGACAAGAAGAGCAAATCCTATTGGCTAACGAAGCGCGTCCCTGCGCGCTACCGTGAGATCGTCGGCCGGAACGAGGTCTGGCGCTCGCTGAAGACGGAAGACAAGCGAATCGCCACGATCCGTTGCGTCAACCTGTCCCTGGAGCTCGAAACCGAAATGGCAGAAGAAATTCGAGCACGCCGGGCCGGCCTGCCCGACCCCGTGACCGAGGACCTGCCACTGACAGCGCTCAGCCTATTACTACCGCGCATGTCTCGAAGAACATTCAAATGA
- a CDS encoding ABC transporter substrate-binding protein: MTSTAANHDAGATDATIKIGNTQTYSGPASSYGIIGRSQAAYFGMINEQGGINGRKIQYISHDDAYNPQEALKQARKLVESDEVLLMVPPSSTLWIRETLSYLDGKNVPLIGHWQPSYQGEAHVYGAYLAKNHPDHKVAILYSEFADSSVAGLDQGLGASRAERISVPGNAAASLGAGAHIHMLKHMGATALVSFTTPMFTAEAIRMMPEIGWKPAVHILANASLPFGRVLNLSSETSKGIISANYLKDPDDPDWSNDPGMRTFVEFLERALPNEDEGNYLLAYGYTMAQGIVALLKQCGDVLTRANMIKQAKNMNDIKFDLLLPGITFNTSLRKNHVPIQQMQLSRFDGMKWMRFGPLMEAMVKTN, encoded by the coding sequence ATGACCTCTACCGCGGCCAACCACGACGCCGGCGCGACCGACGCCACGATCAAGATCGGCAACACGCAAACCTACAGCGGGCCTGCATCGTCGTACGGCATCATTGGCAGATCGCAGGCCGCCTATTTCGGAATGATTAATGAGCAAGGCGGCATCAATGGACGAAAGATTCAATACATCAGCCATGATGACGCCTACAACCCGCAAGAAGCGCTCAAGCAGGCGCGCAAGCTTGTCGAAAGCGATGAAGTGCTGCTCATGGTTCCACCCAGCAGCACTTTATGGATTAGAGAAACGCTCTCTTATCTCGACGGCAAGAACGTGCCGCTCATCGGCCATTGGCAACCCTCGTATCAGGGAGAAGCGCACGTCTACGGCGCCTACCTCGCCAAGAACCATCCGGACCATAAGGTTGCAATTCTCTATTCCGAATTCGCGGACAGCAGCGTAGCGGGTCTCGATCAGGGACTTGGAGCTTCTCGCGCCGAGCGCATTTCGGTCCCCGGGAACGCAGCCGCAAGCTTGGGCGCAGGTGCGCACATCCACATGCTAAAGCATATGGGTGCAACAGCCCTGGTGAGCTTCACCACGCCGATGTTTACTGCTGAAGCGATCAGAATGATGCCGGAGATCGGCTGGAAGCCGGCGGTGCATATTCTGGCCAACGCCTCGCTTCCCTTTGGCAGGGTTCTCAACCTGTCATCAGAGACATCGAAAGGCATCATTTCGGCGAATTATCTCAAGGATCCCGACGACCCTGACTGGAGCAACGATCCGGGGATGAGAACCTTCGTGGAGTTTCTCGAAAGAGCCTTGCCGAACGAAGACGAGGGCAACTACCTGCTCGCTTACGGCTACACCATGGCGCAGGGAATTGTGGCGTTGCTCAAGCAATGCGGCGATGTTCTGACGCGCGCCAACATGATCAAGCAGGCCAAAAACATGAACGATATCAAGTTCGACCTGCTCCTTCCTGGAATCACCTTCAACACATCGCTCAGGAAAAACCACGTTCCTATCCAGCAGATGCAGCTGAGCAGATTTGATGGGATGAAATGGATGCGTTTCGGCCCACTGATGGAAGCCATGGTCAAGACCAATTAA